A region of Peromyscus eremicus chromosome 17, PerEre_H2_v1, whole genome shotgun sequence DNA encodes the following proteins:
- the LOC131894358 gene encoding large ribosomal subunit protein uL1-like, which translates to MSSKVSRNTLYEAVREVLHGNQRKRRKFLETVELQISLKNYDPQKDKRFSGTVRLKSTPRPKFSVCVLGDQQHCDEAKAVDIPHMDIEALKKLNKNKKLVKKLAKKYDAFLASESLIKQIPRILGPGLNKAGKFPSLLTHNENMVAKVDEVKSTIKFQMKKVLCLAVAVGHVKMTDDELVYNIHLAVNFLVSLLKKNWQNVRALYIKSTMGKPQRLY; encoded by the coding sequence atGAGCAGCAAAGTCTCTCGCAACACCCTGTACGAGGCGGTGCGGGAGGTCCTGCACGGGAACCAGCGCAAGCGCCGCAAGTTCCTGGAGACGGTGGAGCTGCAGATCAGCCTGAAGAACTATGACCCCCAGAAGGACAAGCGCTTCTCGGGCACCGTCAGGCTCAAGTCCACGCCGCGCCCCAAGTTCTCGGTGTGCGTCCTGGGGGACCAGCAGCACTGTGATGAGGCCAAGGCCGTGGACATCCCCCACATGGACATCGAGGCGCTCAAGAagctgaacaagaacaagaagcTGGTCAAAAAGCTCGCCAAGAAGTACGATGCCTTTTTGGCCTCCGAGTCTCTGATCAAGCAGATCCCCCGTATCCTGGGCCCAGGCCTCAACAAGGCTGGCAAGTTCCCTTCCCTGCTGACACACAATGAAAACATGGTGGCCAAAGTGGATGAGGTCAAGTCCACGATCAAGTTCCAGATGAAGAAGGTGCTGTGTCTGGCTGTTGCTGTTGGCCACGTGAAGATGACCGATGATGAGCTGGTCTACAACATCCACCTGGCTGTCAATTTCTTGGTGTCCTTGCTCAAGAAGAACTGGCAAAATGTCCGGGCTTTGTACATCAAGAGCACCATGGGCAAGCCCCAGCGTCTGTACTAA